A genomic region of Artemia franciscana unplaced genomic scaffold, ASM3288406v1 Scaffold_4436, whole genome shotgun sequence contains the following coding sequences:
- the LOC136043311 gene encoding uncharacterized protein LOC136043311, whose translation MTLLDHSTTYLRIEKRVQQIGFMPGRSTLEQILTMRQLIEKTPEFQQKAYVTLVDFKPAFDSVDLQSLWLILKTTGLPVKLCNLFQRLHEGTDSCVEVNERHCPSFEINTGVCQGCAAVPDLFDCVIDYIMTRTINRLQFGLHYGNRVLSDADYANDLGFVSDSPSKVTEALQIYAHETLRIGLLIYWQKRKVIFA comes from the coding sequence ATGACCCTCTTGGACCACTCTACCACTTATCTCAGAATCGAAAAAAGAGTACAACAGATTGGCTTCATGCCAGGAAGGTCTACCTTGGAACAAATACTCACAATGCGGCAGCTCATAGAAAAGACTccagaatttcaacaaaaagcataTGTTACCCTTGTGGATTTCAAGCCTGCTTTCGATTCCGTCGACTTGCAATCACTCTGGCTCATACTGAAAACAACGGGACTACCAGTGAAGTTGTGCAACCTTTTCCAGCGGCTCCATGAAGGGACTGATAGCTGCGTAGAAGTCAATGAAAGACACTGCCCATCTTTTGAGATCAATACTGGAGTCTGTCAGGGTTGTGCTGCTGTCCCAGACCTATTTGATTGTGTCATCGACTACATTATGACTCGGACCATAAACCGCCTCCAGTTTGGGTTGCATTACGGTAATAGAGTACTTTCAGACGCTGACTATGCCAATGACCTTGGTTTTGTCTCCGATTCACCATCGAAGGTCACAGAAGCCCTACAGATATATGCTCATGAGACTTTAAGGATAGGGCTGTTGATTTATTGGCAGAAGAGAAAAGTGATATTTGCTTAA